A window from Musa acuminata AAA Group cultivar baxijiao chromosome BXJ3-10, Cavendish_Baxijiao_AAA, whole genome shotgun sequence encodes these proteins:
- the LOC104000278 gene encoding aldehyde dehydrogenase family 3 member H1 isoform X1 yields MEGGFDGAGAAEVVAELRESFESGRTRSFEWRVAQLKGIARLIVEKEAEITAALDDDLAKPQIESFISEEHKQEPHCFFTLALTNIYLISMVRESCRFALKELKRWMKPEKVATSVTTFPSSAKVVSEPLGVVLIISAWNYPFLLSIDPVIGAIAAGNAVVLKPSEVAPATSSFLARILPDYVDNSCIRVVEGSIPETTALLDQKFDKILYTGNARVGRIVMTAAAKHLTPVVLELGGKCPVLVDSNVDIKVATRRIVAGKWGCNSGQACIAPDYIITTKSFAPKLVDALKITLEKFYGKDPLESADLSRIVNSNHFKRLMNLLDDEKVSGTIVHGGQRNEKRLRIAPTILLDVPSDSLIMKEEVFGPLLPIVTVDELREGFGLINSKGKPLAAYLFTKDRKLEEKFVKTVSTGGMVINDTILQVTNPRLPFGGVGESGMGSYHGKFSFDAFSHKKAVLSRGFGGDVPMRYPPYTAHKQKILRGLITGNIIAVFLALIGWTRH; encoded by the exons ATGGAGGGAGGATTTGACGGCGCGGGGGCGGCCGAAGTAGTGGCGGAGTTGAGGGAGAGCTTCGAGTCCGGGAGGACGAGGAGCTTCGAGTGGAGGGTGGCGCAGCTCAAGGGCATCGCGAGGCTGATCGTTGAGAAGGAGGCGGAGATCACGGCGGCGCTCGATGACGACCTCGCCAAACCCCAGATAGAATCTTTCATTAGCGAG GAGCATAAGCAAGAGCCTCATTGCTTCTTTACTTTGGCTCTAACAAATATATATTTG ATTTCAATGGTAAGGGAATCATGCCGTTTTGCCCTCAAAGAATTGAAACGCTGGATGAAACCGGAGAAG GTGGCCACTTCGGTTACAACTTTTCCATCATCAGCAAAAGTGGTGTCAGAGCCCCTTGGTGTTGTGCTGATCATTTCAGCATGGAATTACCCCTTTT TGTTATCCATTGACCCTGTAATTGGAGCCATTGCAGCTGGCAATGCTGTTGTTTTGAAGCCATCAGAAGTTGCACCAGCCACATCATCATTTTTGGCAAGAATTCTACCAGATTATGTAGATAACTCTTGTATCAGAGTAGTTGAAGGATCTATTCCTGAAACAACAGCACTTTTGGATCAGAAGTTTGATAAAATACTCTATACAG GCAACGCAAGAGTAGGCCGTATTGTGATGACTGCAGCTGCAAAGCATCTAACACCAGTAGTCCTGGAGCTTGGAGGAAAATGTCCTGTTCTTGTTGATTCCAATGTTGACATCAAA GTCGCAACAAGGAGAATTGTTGCGGGCAAGTGGGGATGCAATAGCGGACAAGCTTGTATCGCACCAGATTATATTATTACAACAAAATCATTTGCTCCAAAATTG GTGGATGCTCTAAAAATAACTTTGGAGAAATTCTACGGCAAGGATCCATTGGAATCAGCAGATCTATCTCGCATCGTGAACTCCAACCATTTCAAACGCTTGATGAATCTTTTGGATGATGAAAAGGTTTCCGGCACGATTGTCCATGGAGGCCAGCGGAATGAAAAGCGCCT AAGAATCGCTCCTACAATCCTATTAGATGTTCCCAGTGATTCACTAATAATGAAAGAGGAAGTCTTTGGCCCCCTACTTCCAATTGTCACG GTTGATGAGTTGCGAGAGGGATTTGGTCTTATAAATTCAAAAGGGAAGCCGCTTGCTGCCTATCTCTTCACCAAGGACAGGAAATTAGAAGAGAAGTTTGTGAAAACTGTATCCACCGGGGGAATGGTCATCAATGACACAATCTTACAA GTCACCAACCCTCGTCTGCCATTTGGTGGCGTAGGAGAGAGCGGGATGGGGTCTTACCACGGAAAATTCTCATTTGATGCATTTAGTCACAAGAAGGCGGTGTTGAGCCGTGGTTTTGGTGGCGATGTTCCTATGAGGTACCCTCCATATACGGCACACAAGCAGAAAATTCTGAGGGGGCTGATCACCGGCAACATCATAGCGGTGTTTCTCGCACTGATTGGGTGGACTCGACATTGA
- the LOC104000278 gene encoding aldehyde dehydrogenase family 3 member H1 isoform X2 yields the protein MEGGFDGAGAAEVVAELRESFESGRTRSFEWRVAQLKGIARLIVEKEAEITAALDDDLAKPQIESFISEISMVRESCRFALKELKRWMKPEKVATSVTTFPSSAKVVSEPLGVVLIISAWNYPFLLSIDPVIGAIAAGNAVVLKPSEVAPATSSFLARILPDYVDNSCIRVVEGSIPETTALLDQKFDKILYTGNARVGRIVMTAAAKHLTPVVLELGGKCPVLVDSNVDIKVATRRIVAGKWGCNSGQACIAPDYIITTKSFAPKLVDALKITLEKFYGKDPLESADLSRIVNSNHFKRLMNLLDDEKVSGTIVHGGQRNEKRLRIAPTILLDVPSDSLIMKEEVFGPLLPIVTVDELREGFGLINSKGKPLAAYLFTKDRKLEEKFVKTVSTGGMVINDTILQVTNPRLPFGGVGESGMGSYHGKFSFDAFSHKKAVLSRGFGGDVPMRYPPYTAHKQKILRGLITGNIIAVFLALIGWTRH from the exons ATGGAGGGAGGATTTGACGGCGCGGGGGCGGCCGAAGTAGTGGCGGAGTTGAGGGAGAGCTTCGAGTCCGGGAGGACGAGGAGCTTCGAGTGGAGGGTGGCGCAGCTCAAGGGCATCGCGAGGCTGATCGTTGAGAAGGAGGCGGAGATCACGGCGGCGCTCGATGACGACCTCGCCAAACCCCAGATAGAATCTTTCATTAGCGAG ATTTCAATGGTAAGGGAATCATGCCGTTTTGCCCTCAAAGAATTGAAACGCTGGATGAAACCGGAGAAG GTGGCCACTTCGGTTACAACTTTTCCATCATCAGCAAAAGTGGTGTCAGAGCCCCTTGGTGTTGTGCTGATCATTTCAGCATGGAATTACCCCTTTT TGTTATCCATTGACCCTGTAATTGGAGCCATTGCAGCTGGCAATGCTGTTGTTTTGAAGCCATCAGAAGTTGCACCAGCCACATCATCATTTTTGGCAAGAATTCTACCAGATTATGTAGATAACTCTTGTATCAGAGTAGTTGAAGGATCTATTCCTGAAACAACAGCACTTTTGGATCAGAAGTTTGATAAAATACTCTATACAG GCAACGCAAGAGTAGGCCGTATTGTGATGACTGCAGCTGCAAAGCATCTAACACCAGTAGTCCTGGAGCTTGGAGGAAAATGTCCTGTTCTTGTTGATTCCAATGTTGACATCAAA GTCGCAACAAGGAGAATTGTTGCGGGCAAGTGGGGATGCAATAGCGGACAAGCTTGTATCGCACCAGATTATATTATTACAACAAAATCATTTGCTCCAAAATTG GTGGATGCTCTAAAAATAACTTTGGAGAAATTCTACGGCAAGGATCCATTGGAATCAGCAGATCTATCTCGCATCGTGAACTCCAACCATTTCAAACGCTTGATGAATCTTTTGGATGATGAAAAGGTTTCCGGCACGATTGTCCATGGAGGCCAGCGGAATGAAAAGCGCCT AAGAATCGCTCCTACAATCCTATTAGATGTTCCCAGTGATTCACTAATAATGAAAGAGGAAGTCTTTGGCCCCCTACTTCCAATTGTCACG GTTGATGAGTTGCGAGAGGGATTTGGTCTTATAAATTCAAAAGGGAAGCCGCTTGCTGCCTATCTCTTCACCAAGGACAGGAAATTAGAAGAGAAGTTTGTGAAAACTGTATCCACCGGGGGAATGGTCATCAATGACACAATCTTACAA GTCACCAACCCTCGTCTGCCATTTGGTGGCGTAGGAGAGAGCGGGATGGGGTCTTACCACGGAAAATTCTCATTTGATGCATTTAGTCACAAGAAGGCGGTGTTGAGCCGTGGTTTTGGTGGCGATGTTCCTATGAGGTACCCTCCATATACGGCACACAAGCAGAAAATTCTGAGGGGGCTGATCACCGGCAACATCATAGCGGTGTTTCTCGCACTGATTGGGTGGACTCGACATTGA